The following are from one region of the Leptospira selangorensis genome:
- the serS gene encoding serine--tRNA ligase, protein MIDLKYITDNTEELKSNLELRGFKDLAVLDQLADIIHKRKTLQKEADVFREERNKASKEIGKVKQAGGDIAAASAAVKEIGDKIKKIEDDLESFESKLLEINLGLPNILDKDVPVGKNEHDNKVLYEVGEVRDYKFTPKPHFELGEVLGWFNFEKGTKLAGARAYTYFGLGAKLERALANLMLETHTTEHGYTEVWVPVMVNDECMTTTGQYPKFKDEYYRLERDELNLIPTAEVPLTNLYRDEIIPEASLPISITAHTSCFRREAGSYGKDTRGLVRVHQFQKVELVKFARPEDSEEEHKKMLSHAENILKKLGIRYRVMLLCSGDISAASSKTYDLEVWMPGLNRWMEISSVSNFKDFQARRGKIRYKSKDGKNQLVHTLNGSGLAIGRTLAAVIETYQKEDGTVEFPEALKKYL, encoded by the coding sequence ATGATTGATCTGAAATATATCACCGATAACACTGAAGAATTAAAATCCAATCTAGAATTAAGGGGATTTAAAGATCTCGCTGTTCTGGACCAGCTTGCTGATATTATTCACAAGCGAAAAACCCTTCAAAAAGAAGCGGATGTATTCCGTGAAGAAAGAAATAAAGCAAGTAAAGAGATCGGAAAAGTAAAACAAGCTGGCGGAGATATTGCTGCTGCTTCTGCCGCAGTAAAAGAGATCGGAGATAAGATCAAAAAGATAGAAGATGATCTTGAATCTTTCGAATCTAAACTTCTAGAAATCAATTTAGGTCTTCCTAATATCCTAGATAAAGACGTTCCTGTAGGTAAAAACGAACACGATAATAAAGTTTTGTACGAAGTAGGAGAAGTTCGAGACTATAAATTTACTCCTAAACCTCATTTCGAATTGGGAGAGGTCTTAGGTTGGTTTAATTTTGAGAAGGGAACGAAACTCGCCGGTGCAAGAGCTTACACTTATTTCGGCCTAGGAGCTAAATTAGAAAGGGCACTTGCGAACTTAATGTTGGAAACTCATACCACTGAGCACGGTTATACGGAAGTTTGGGTACCAGTAATGGTAAACGATGAATGTATGACTACGACAGGACAATATCCTAAATTTAAGGATGAATACTATAGATTAGAGAGAGATGAGCTCAATCTAATCCCTACTGCAGAAGTTCCTTTAACGAATTTATACAGGGACGAGATCATTCCGGAAGCTTCTCTACCTATTTCTATTACTGCTCATACCTCTTGCTTCAGAAGGGAAGCAGGTTCTTATGGAAAAGATACTAGGGGTCTGGTTCGAGTTCACCAATTCCAAAAAGTAGAACTTGTGAAATTTGCTCGTCCCGAAGATTCTGAAGAAGAGCATAAGAAGATGCTTTCTCACGCGGAGAATATCCTAAAAAAATTGGGCATTCGATACAGAGTGATGTTATTATGCAGCGGGGATATTTCAGCTGCTTCTTCCAAGACGTATGATTTGGAAGTTTGGATGCCAGGTTTAAATCGTTGGATGGAAATTTCTTCCGTTTCAAACTTTAAAGATTTTCAAGCAAGACGTGGTAAGATCCGCTACAAGTCTAAAGACGGCAAAAACCAATTGGTTCATACTCTAAACGGTTCCGGTTTGGCCATAGGCAGAACTTTGGCGGCCGTTATAGAAACGTATCAAAAAGAAGATGGAACGGTAGAGTTTCCTGAAGCTTTGAAAAAATATCTCTGA
- a CDS encoding TatD family hydrolase: MYSIIDTHCHLDIIQEQGQDIAESLKKAKESGIKKIVQIGIDLESSIRAKGLSEKFSDEEIEIFYSIGCHPTETHEFPKKEEILTLVKENVTDKKLSAIGEIGLDYYHDASTKAYQADVLHSFLEASGQYSLPVVIHSRDAAEDTVSILKEHRDKAFGVIHCFTYDYPTAKKLVDLGYYISFSGIVAFKNARDIQEAAEKLPLESMLIETDAPFLAPPPFRGKRNEPSYTKFVLEKMFSLRKESNSEVEKTLYNNSIKLTQRKAYHHD, translated from the coding sequence ATGTACTCAATTATCGACACTCACTGCCACTTAGATATAATACAAGAGCAAGGGCAGGATATTGCAGAATCTTTAAAAAAAGCAAAAGAATCAGGTATAAAAAAGATCGTCCAGATCGGTATCGACCTTGAGAGTTCAATTAGAGCGAAAGGTTTATCTGAAAAATTTTCAGATGAAGAGATAGAAATATTTTATTCGATCGGTTGCCATCCAACTGAAACTCATGAATTCCCTAAAAAAGAAGAAATTTTGACATTAGTCAAAGAAAACGTGACGGATAAAAAGTTATCTGCGATCGGAGAGATCGGATTGGATTATTATCACGATGCTTCGACTAAGGCTTATCAGGCGGATGTGTTACATTCTTTCTTAGAAGCTTCCGGGCAGTATTCTCTTCCGGTAGTGATCCATTCCAGAGATGCGGCAGAAGATACTGTTTCTATTCTAAAAGAACATAGAGACAAAGCATTTGGAGTGATCCATTGTTTTACTTATGATTATCCAACAGCGAAGAAGTTAGTGGATCTAGGATATTATATTTCTTTTTCCGGAATCGTTGCTTTCAAGAATGCAAGAGATATCCAAGAGGCCGCTGAAAAACTTCCTTTAGAAAGTATGCTTATAGAAACGGATGCACCGTTCCTTGCTCCTCCACCTTTTCGTGGAAAAAGAAACGAACCTTCTTATACTAAATTCGTTTTAGAAAAGATGTTCTCACTTAGAAAAGAATCCAACTCAGAAGTAGAAAAAACTTTGTATAATAACTCCATAAAATTGACGCAAAGAAAGGCGTATCATCATGATTGA
- a CDS encoding M23 family metallopeptidase, with the protein MNLKSYLALLYYRLRYKYQDLKLKLDIKIANWNKKGKERLTVMVIPHSEQKTINFHISYRAITIFIGTILVLLLISSINVLSHSGSIHQLTELNLSNQDFIRQSAKMKEEINGLHEHVEYYHNHVGALYGRLTGDNSKVAKGIGGAEKLSLGSDKNLAPGAEVFRLKEDVHNLKVANELTQEIISILKKRKSLIRQTPSIWPVKGYVLYPYGEYLNPVTARRDFNNGLDIGAFAGSEVVATAPGTVYEIGYTRNTGYFVKVAHKFGWKTIYSNLDRVKVKANQQISKNEVLGFVGKSENSPQYSLHYEIHVGTRAIDPFAFLNQIQD; encoded by the coding sequence TTGAATCTTAAATCCTATCTTGCATTACTTTATTATAGGCTCAGATATAAATACCAAGATCTGAAGCTTAAGCTTGATATCAAAATAGCAAATTGGAATAAGAAGGGTAAAGAACGTCTCACCGTCATGGTGATTCCTCACTCCGAACAAAAGACGATCAACTTTCATATCTCTTATAGAGCGATCACTATCTTCATAGGGACAATTTTGGTCCTTCTTCTTATCAGTTCTATTAACGTTCTCAGTCATTCAGGATCTATTCACCAGCTTACAGAGTTGAACTTATCCAACCAAGACTTCATTCGTCAGTCCGCAAAAATGAAAGAAGAGATCAACGGTCTTCACGAACACGTTGAGTACTATCATAATCATGTGGGTGCTCTTTACGGAAGATTGACCGGTGATAATTCCAAAGTCGCAAAGGGAATTGGCGGAGCTGAAAAACTTTCTCTGGGTTCCGATAAAAACTTAGCACCGGGTGCAGAAGTTTTCCGACTGAAAGAAGATGTTCATAATCTCAAAGTAGCGAACGAACTTACCCAAGAAATCATTAGTATATTAAAAAAACGTAAAAGTCTGATCCGTCAAACCCCGTCCATTTGGCCGGTAAAAGGATATGTTCTTTATCCTTATGGAGAATATCTAAATCCTGTTACTGCTCGAAGAGACTTTAACAACGGATTAGATATTGGAGCTTTCGCAGGATCCGAAGTAGTTGCAACTGCTCCAGGAACTGTTTACGAGATTGGATACACTCGTAACACCGGATACTTTGTAAAAGTAGCTCACAAGTTCGGTTGGAAAACGATTTACTCTAATCTGGATCGTGTAAAAGTGAAAGCGAACCAGCAAATTTCCAAAAACGAAGTATTAGGCTTCGTTGGAAAATCGGAAAACAGTCCTCAGTACAGTCTTCATTATGAAATTCATGTGGGTACCAGAGCGATCGATCCTTTTGCATTCTTGAACCAGATCCAAGACTGA
- a CDS encoding bactofilin family protein, with protein sequence MAHTEEQLAVNSIIGEGAEFSGDFKLSGLLRIDGIFRGTIKTDGKVLIGKTGIVDTDIKARIVVAGGEINGNIFASERVTLLASCRMKGDIITPKVVMEEGVQFEGNCKINPTTH encoded by the coding sequence ATGGCCCATACAGAAGAGCAATTAGCAGTAAATAGCATCATCGGCGAAGGCGCCGAATTCAGCGGAGACTTCAAACTTTCCGGACTTCTACGTATTGACGGTATTTTTAGGGGAACCATAAAAACCGACGGAAAAGTCCTAATCGGAAAGACCGGAATCGTCGATACGGATATTAAAGCTCGTATTGTCGTCGCCGGCGGTGAAATTAATGGGAATATATTCGCGTCGGAACGAGTGACTCTACTCGCAAGCTGCCGTATGAAAGGTGATATCATCACTCCGAAGGTAGTTATGGAAGAGGGAGTACAATTCGAGGGAAATTGTAAGATTAACCCGACCACGCATTGA
- a CDS encoding YaaR family protein: protein MKIQSQQKDPRTESRKKRDFGLSLNASIYQPVPSSVSDSQIPDSKSEFFDLVEHLLPYNQERTRDLNSLLRDLPDAERNFLKSPTYANLEVYKRIVQGILKEVLDRNTSLETLRTRARGGSEKVYQVVQIVDDKIQTLADFIVHPENSTFDLMKRMEDIRGLLVDLMN from the coding sequence TTGAAGATCCAATCTCAACAAAAAGACCCTCGCACAGAATCACGTAAAAAAAGAGACTTCGGTCTTTCTCTAAATGCATCTATATACCAACCTGTTCCCAGTTCAGTATCCGATTCCCAGATACCTGATTCTAAAAGTGAATTTTTTGATTTAGTAGAACATCTACTTCCCTATAACCAAGAAAGAACAAGAGATCTAAATTCGTTACTGAGAGATCTTCCCGATGCTGAGAGGAATTTTTTAAAATCTCCTACTTACGCAAATCTAGAAGTTTATAAAAGGATCGTTCAAGGTATCTTGAAAGAAGTTCTAGATAGAAATACAAGTTTAGAAACTTTGCGCACTAGAGCAAGAGGTGGATCGGAGAAGGTCTATCAAGTCGTTCAGATTGTAGATGACAAGATCCAAACTCTAGCGGACTTTATCGTTCATCCTGAAAATTCAACTTTTGATCTAATGAAAAGAATGGAAGATATACGTGGTCTGTTGGTAGACCTAATGAATTAA
- a CDS encoding acyl-CoA thioesterase, which produces MSTNDSEFYYTLRVRYSEIDAQAVVFNAHYLTYFDTALNEYMRFLKYDYKGELEKSGLDFVVTRSLIEYKSPARFDEELKIYVKAGEIKPASILWNIQVRKVSDDTLVCNGELTWAFLSLESRKPAKLPEVFKNLGSKV; this is translated from the coding sequence ATGAGCACAAACGATTCGGAATTCTATTATACTCTAAGAGTACGCTATTCCGAGATCGATGCACAAGCGGTAGTATTCAACGCTCATTATCTTACTTATTTCGATACGGCTTTGAATGAGTACATGAGATTTCTAAAGTACGATTATAAGGGTGAATTAGAGAAGAGTGGCCTGGACTTTGTAGTCACTCGCTCTCTAATCGAATACAAATCGCCAGCCAGGTTTGACGAAGAACTGAAAATTTATGTAAAAGCTGGGGAGATTAAACCTGCTAGTATTCTTTGGAATATTCAGGTTAGAAAAGTATCAGATGATACTTTAGTTTGTAATGGCGAGTTAACTTGGGCGTTTTTGTCTTTAGAATCTAGAAAGCCTGCAAAACTTCCGGAAGTGTTCAAGAATTTAGGATCTAAGGTTTGA
- a CDS encoding ParB/RepB/Spo0J family partition protein, with product MSASAKPKALGRGLGNLIPVSEEKSFKEAGGEGSLKEVKLSEIRPNPDQPRRTFNEESLRELAETIKAHGVIQPIVVKDTGSGYEIISGERRYRACKIAGFIKIPVVVKKANVQQTLEMALIENIQRENLNPIEEALAYKTLSEKSGLKITDIASRVGKNRATVSNLIRLLQLPDSVMDLVKNGRISEGHARPLLSIADRKKSEQLAYQIAEKGLTVRQVEDIVANLTEEAPVREKKKSKRKEVDIVELENKFRKKYSMKVDIAHNSSSGKGKLSINYPSLDALQKVLDALGL from the coding sequence ATGAGTGCTAGCGCAAAACCGAAAGCATTAGGAAGGGGACTCGGGAATTTAATTCCCGTTTCGGAGGAAAAATCTTTCAAGGAAGCAGGTGGAGAAGGTTCACTCAAAGAAGTAAAACTTTCCGAGATCCGTCCGAATCCTGATCAACCAAGAAGAACTTTTAATGAAGAATCTTTGCGCGAACTTGCAGAGACTATCAAGGCTCATGGAGTTATCCAACCGATCGTAGTCAAGGATACAGGTTCCGGATATGAGATTATCTCTGGAGAAAGAAGATACCGTGCATGTAAAATTGCAGGATTTATAAAAATCCCGGTAGTAGTCAAAAAAGCAAATGTACAACAAACATTGGAAATGGCTCTTATCGAAAATATCCAAAGAGAAAATCTAAATCCGATCGAAGAAGCTTTAGCTTACAAAACTCTTTCTGAAAAATCCGGATTAAAGATTACCGATATTGCATCTCGTGTCGGTAAGAACAGAGCAACCGTTTCCAACTTGATCCGTCTTTTACAATTGCCTGATTCAGTTATGGATCTGGTAAAGAACGGTAGAATATCAGAAGGTCATGCAAGACCTCTTCTATCTATTGCAGATCGTAAAAAATCGGAACAACTTGCTTATCAAATTGCCGAAAAAGGTCTGACCGTTCGTCAGGTAGAAGACATCGTTGCGAATCTTACTGAGGAAGCCCCGGTTAGAGAAAAGAAAAAATCCAAACGTAAAGAAGTAGATATTGTAGAACTTGAAAACAAGTTTCGCAAAAAGTATTCTATGAAAGTGGATATAGCTCATAACTCTTCTTCCGGAAAAGGAAAACTTAGTATTAATTATCCTAGTTTGGATGCATTACAGAAAGTTTTAGATGCTTTAGGCTTATAG
- a CDS encoding ParA family protein, which produces MGKIVSISNQKGGVGKTTTSINLAANLAAIGKKVLIVDFDPQGNSGSGLGFEINTLQNTSYELLIGESSAAECIKRTDIENLHIIPSNINLSGAEADLLGEENREYRLKDAIGHLRTEYDYILIDCPPSLGVLTINALSAADSVMITLQTEYFALEGLTQLMKIISLVQEKLNPSLELEGVLLTMFDKRTNLAQQVAEDVKSYFKEKVYTTVIPRNIKLSEAPSFGKSILSYDPDGIGAQSYRSLALEVAGKN; this is translated from the coding sequence ATGGGAAAGATCGTATCCATCAGTAATCAAAAAGGCGGAGTAGGCAAGACTACAACCTCCATCAATCTTGCAGCAAATCTAGCTGCGATTGGCAAAAAAGTTTTAATCGTAGATTTTGATCCACAAGGCAACTCGGGATCCGGTTTAGGATTCGAGATCAATACTCTCCAAAATACTTCTTATGAACTTTTGATCGGAGAATCTTCCGCAGCAGAATGTATCAAAAGAACTGATATCGAAAATCTTCATATCATTCCTTCTAATATCAATTTGTCAGGTGCAGAAGCTGACTTATTGGGAGAAGAGAATCGTGAATATCGCCTCAAAGATGCTATCGGACATTTAAGAACAGAATATGATTATATACTGATCGATTGTCCTCCTTCTCTAGGTGTACTTACTATTAACGCATTGTCTGCAGCGGATAGTGTAATGATCACTCTTCAAACTGAATACTTCGCTTTGGAAGGGTTAACTCAGCTTATGAAGATCATTTCTTTGGTTCAGGAAAAATTGAATCCTTCTCTAGAACTTGAAGGTGTGTTGCTTACTATGTTCGATAAGAGAACCAATCTTGCTCAACAAGTGGCAGAAGATGTTAAGTCTTATTTTAAAGAAAAAGTATATACTACTGTAATCCCGAGAAACATCAAACTTTCGGAAGCTCCATCTTTCGGTAAGTCCATCCTTTCTTATGATCCGGATGGGATCGGTGCCCAAAGTTACAGAAGTCTAGCACTAGAAGTAGCCGGTAAAAATTAA
- a CDS encoding RsmG family class I SAM-dependent methyltransferase, which produces MTETETSHPEFNHDPDGIQAAVKYRFPKDAEQILPLFDWELVSLFLAFLKEKNQAGGFFSKRDTNEILDRHVLESIFHIYKLCNTLGSFNKMKVGDAGTGPGIPGFFFRCLVEKERPKLVLLDSQRRKLSHTETFVKENKISGVEFLFARAEDWKTDWNLGVSRGFVPYPWSAEVLSRCIIKEGYYVPFIGKDEFDAKIEKKILTDSGFEVIKTVFLPELEFLGMRHIKVLKKVGSARQGIPRAWKLLEKESKEFYGKDRIHQ; this is translated from the coding sequence ATGACAGAAACAGAGACAAGCCATCCGGAATTCAATCATGATCCGGATGGAATCCAAGCCGCGGTAAAATATAGATTCCCAAAAGACGCAGAGCAGATTCTTCCCTTATTTGATTGGGAACTTGTCTCTTTATTTTTAGCCTTCCTAAAAGAAAAGAACCAAGCAGGTGGATTCTTTTCCAAAAGAGATACAAACGAGATCTTAGATCGCCATGTTCTCGAATCAATCTTTCATATTTATAAGCTCTGTAATACACTTGGATCGTTTAACAAGATGAAGGTGGGAGATGCAGGGACAGGTCCGGGTATACCAGGCTTCTTCTTTCGTTGTTTAGTAGAAAAGGAAAGGCCTAAGCTAGTTCTATTAGATTCACAAAGAAGAAAACTTTCTCATACAGAAACGTTTGTGAAAGAAAACAAAATCTCAGGTGTGGAATTCCTTTTTGCAAGGGCGGAGGACTGGAAAACTGACTGGAATTTGGGTGTTTCTAGGGGATTTGTGCCCTATCCTTGGAGTGCAGAAGTCCTAAGTAGATGTATTATAAAAGAAGGATATTATGTCCCGTTTATTGGGAAAGACGAGTTTGATGCAAAGATTGAAAAGAAGATCTTAACTGATAGTGGTTTCGAAGTTATTAAAACCGTATTTTTACCCGAACTTGAATTTTTAGGCATGCGACATATTAAAGTCTTGAAAAAGGTCGGATCGGCAAGGCAAGGTATTCCTAGAGCTTGGAAGCTCCTCGAGAAGGAGAGCAAAGAATTCTATGGGAAAGATCGTATCCATCAGTAA